The Rattus norvegicus strain BN/NHsdMcwi chromosome 9, GRCr8, whole genome shotgun sequence genome contains the following window.
GCAGTCCCCTGAGGTACCCTGTGACCATGTGCCCTATGGCATGTGCCCGTCTGGTCCTGGGTGCCTACTGTGGTGGCTGCCTGCACTCCATCATAGAGAGCAGCCTCACGTTCCGGCTGCCCTTCTGCAGCTCCAACCGTATCAACCACTTCTACTGTGATGTGCCCCCATTGCTCCAGCTGGCCTGTGCTGACACAACTCTCAATGAGCTTGTCATGTTTGGCATCTGTGGACTCATCATCGTGTCTACCACTCTCGTGGTCCTGGTCTCCTATGGCTACATCACAGTGACCATTCTCAGGATGCGCTCTGGGTCAGGCCGGCACAAGCTCTTCTCTACTTGTGGTTCACACATGACAgctgtgtccttgttttatggaACTGTGTTTGTCATGTATGCTCAGCCAGGCGCTCTGACATCCATGGAGCAGGGGAAAGTGGTCTCTGTCTTCTACACCCTGGTTATCCCCATGCTGAACCCCCTCATCTACAGCCTGCGAAACAAGGATGTGAAGGATGCCCTTAGGAGGCTGGGACAGAGGCACAGTCTTGTGAAGGAGGATGTGCAGTGAGGGCTGAATGGCTAATGCAACACTGTGCAACCTCTTCTATTCATCCTCCTGCAGTCGTTCCTAGATGCACATTATAGAGCAGGTACTCACTAAGCAGGTAGCACAGGGCTGCTCTGTTAAGAGGTAGAACATGTTCCAAGCTATTTTAATGTGTAGTGCAGTGAACATGATGTGTATTTTTCTATGAAAGGAAATAGATGTTGGACTAATGTTCAAAATGGAGTAAATTACTAAAATCAAGTCTCTCTCTTTAATCCCACTTT
Protein-coding sequences here:
- the Or9s23b gene encoding olfactory receptor Olr1346; the protein is MATQVHRNGSLSAVSLQGFVLVGFGGSAETQALLFAVFLIMYVVTVLGNLTMIVVITLDARLHSPMYFFLKNLSFVDLCYSSVIVPKAMANLLSSTKVISFAGCATQFFFFSLLVTTESFLLAVMAYDRFMAICSPLRYPVTMCPMACARLVLGAYCGGCLHSIIESSLTFRLPFCSSNRINHFYCDVPPLLQLACADTTLNELVMFGICGLIIVSTTLVVLVSYGYITVTILRMRSGSGRHKLFSTCGSHMTAVSLFYGTVFVMYAQPGALTSMEQGKVVSVFYTLVIPMLNPLIYSLRNKDVKDALRRLGQRHSLVKEDVQ